The following proteins are encoded in a genomic region of Brachypodium distachyon strain Bd21 chromosome 1, Brachypodium_distachyon_v3.0, whole genome shotgun sequence:
- the LOC100826585 gene encoding ethylene-overproduction protein 1: MTNNFLTTIRSLKLIEGCKAAQIYAFNSAGASTSGSGDGGGGGGAKLPPPPPPRSISLMSASLCYPHAPSTSGAFVPDSTLPCGLPSAAALEPALDACLRPVDHVSALAASFRRMSSAEAEDDDLCDVYLEQHALFHALGDARLLRRALRAGRVHAGDAHRRVVLAAWLRYERREDEFDPSPPPLAPCGPTTPLLECPRAAVFAGESCVVDPVCPCRHPPPPSPPRVRRSSSNAFGVDGEEDDEVEEEETNDLWFVIGQEKVACERSCIAALSKPLNTLLYGGFAEAHRDHIDFSRDGITPRGMRAVAAYSRHGCLEDFPPDTILELLAFANKFCCEGLKVSCDNKLASMVSGVDEALSLIDLGLEEAAHLLVATCLQAFLRELPKSLSNPEVARLLCSPEGKERLDAAGNASFALYYFLSYVAMEEDMRSNTTVMLLERLWECAELPWHKQLALHQLGCVMLERGEFKDAQGWFEDAVAKGHVYSLAGVARAKYKCGHKYMAYKLMNRVVGDYDPAGWMYQERSVYCVGKEKMADLRTATELDPTLTYPYKYRAAALLEEDKFDAAFEEIDKVLSFKLATDCLELRAWFSLVAGDFESAVQDVRAILTLDPSYMMFHRKMHGEQLIELLRGQVQQWDMADCWMQLYDRWSGVDDIGSLAVVQQMLAREPGNSSLRFRQSLLLLRLNCQKAAMRSLRLARNSSLHEHERLVYEGWILYDTGHREEALEKAEQSIRLQRSFEAFFLKAYALGDSSLDVESALSVVQLLEHANSCASDNLRKGQAYNNMGSIYVDCDMLDEATECYSIALSIKHTRAHQGLARVHYLKNRKKAAFDEMTSLLKIAKNSASAYEKRSEYAERDVAKSDLNMATLLDPTRTYPYRYRAAVLMDENKEDEAIVELSHALAFKPDLQLLHLRAAFFDSMGDSTGAIRDCEAALCMDPTHGDSLELYSKASTKAEQSES, translated from the exons ATGACCAACAATTTCCTGACCACGATACGGAGCCTCAAGCTAATCGAAGGCTGCAAGGCCGCGCAAATCTACGCCTTCAATTCGGCGGGGGCGTCCACCTCTGGCTCAggggatggaggcggcggcggcggcgcgaaactgccgccgcctcccccgccgcgcAGCATCTCCCTAATGTCCGCGTCGCTCTGCTACCCGCACGCGCCCTCCACGTCGGGGGCCTTCGTGCCGGACTCGACCCTGCCCTGCGGCCTCccgtccgcggcggcgctcgagCCGGCGCTGGACGCGTGCCTCCGCCCCGTCGACCACGTCTCGGCGCTCGCCGCGTCGTTCCGGCGGATGTCGTCCGCCGAggccgaagacgacgaccTCTGCGACGTGTACCTGGAGCAGCACGCGCTATTCCACGCGCTCGGCGACGcccggctgctgcggcgggcGCTGCGCGCCGGGCGCGTCCACGCCGGGGACGCGCACCGCCGCGTCGTGCTCGCCGCCTGGCTCCGGTACGAGCGCCGCGAGGACGAGTTCgacccgtcgccgccgccgctagctCCCTGCGGCCCGACGACCCCGCTCCTCGAGTGCCCCCGCGCCGCGGTCTTCGCCGGGGAGTCCTGCGTCGTGGATCCCGTCTGCCCGTGCCGCCACCCGccacctccttcccctccccGCGTCAGGCGCAGCTCGTCGAACGCCTTCGGTGTCGATGGAGAGGAAGATGACGAggtcgaggaagaggagacCAACGACCTGTGGTTCGTCATCGGCCAGGAGAAGGTGGCTTGCGAGCGCTCCTGCATCGCGGCGCTGTCCAAGCCGCTCAACACGCTGCTCTACGGCGGGTTCGCCGAGGCGCACCGCGACCACATCGACTTCAGCCGCGACGGCATCACGCCACGCGGCatgcgcgccgtcgccgcctacAGCCGTCACGGCTGCCTCGAGGACTTCCCGCCGGACACCATCCTGGAGCTCCTCGCCTTCGCCAACAAGTTCTGCTGCGAGGGCCTCAAGGTCTCCTGCGACAACAAGCTCGCCTCCATGGTGAGCGGCGTGGACGAAGCCCTCTCCCTCATCGACCTCGGCCTCGAGGAGGCCGCGCACCTCCTCGTCGCCACCTGCCTCCAGGCCTTCCTGCGGGAGCTCCCCAAGTCGCTCTCCAACCCCGAGGTCGCCCGCCTGCTCTGCAGCCCGGAAGGCAAGGAgcgcctcgacgccgccggaaACGCGTCGTTCGCGCTCTACTACTTCCTCTCGTACGTGGCCATGGAGGAGGACATGCGGTCGAACACCACGGTGATGCTCCTGGAGCGGCTATGGGAATGCGCCGAGTTGCCATGGCATAAGCAGCTGGCGCTGCACCAGCTCGGGTGCGTGATGCTGGAGCGCGGCGAGTTCAAGGACGCGCAGGGGTGGTTCGAGGACGCCGTCGCCAAGGGCCACGTGTACTCGCTCGCCGGAGTAGCGCGTGCCAAGTACAAGTGCGGGCACAAGTACATGGCGTACAAGCTGATGAACCGGGTGGTCGGGGACTACGATCCCGCAGGATGGATGTACCAAGAGCGCTCCGTCTACTGCGTCGGCAAGGAGAAGATGGCTGATCTCCGGACAGCGACAGAGCTTGACCCGACGCTGACCTACCCGTACAAGTACCGTGCCGCTGCGTTATTGGAGGAGGATAAGTTCGATGCTGCGTTCGAAGAGATCGACAAGGTACTCAGCTTCAAGTTGGCGACCGACTGCCTTGAGCTCCGGGCGTGGTTCTCCCTTGTCGCTGGAGACTTCGAGTCTGCCGTGCAGGATGTCAGAGCGATATTGACATTGGATCCGAGTTACATGATGTTTCATAGGAAAATGCATGGGGAACAACTGATCGAGCTCCTCCGAGGGCAGGTGCAGCAGTGGGATATGGCCGACTGTTGGATGCAGCTGTACGACCGGTGGTCAGGGGTGGACGACATCGGCTCTCTGGCCGTCGTCCAGCAGATGCTCGCCAGGGAACCGGGGAACAGCAGCTTGCGGTTCCGGCAATCGCTACTCCTGTTAAG GCTTAACTGTCAGAAGGCTGCTATGCGTAGTTTGCGATTAGCACGGAATAGTTCACTTCATGAGCATGAGAGACTTGTATATGAAGGATGGATTTTATATGACACTGGACATCGTGAGGAAGCACTTGAGAAGGCTGAACAGTCAATCAGACTACAAAGATCATTTGAAGCCTTTTTTCTGAAGGCATATGCTCTAGGAGATTCAAGCCTTGACGTTGAATCTGCGCTTTCTGTTGTTCAGCTCCTAGAGCACGCTAATAGTTGTGCATCTGACAACCTCCGGAAGGGGCAA GCATATAACAACATGGGAAGCATATATGTGGATTGTGATATGCTGGATGAGGCAACTGAGTGTTACAGTATAGCATTGAGCATAAAGCACACACGGGCACACCAGGGTCTGGCACGGGTCCATTACCtgaaaaataggaaaaagGCTGCATTTGATGAGATGACATCGCTCCTGAAGATTGCTAAGAACAGCGCATCAGCATATGAAAAACGGTCAGAATATGCTGAGCGGGATGTTGCAAAGAGTGATTTAAATATGGCGACGTTGCTGGATCCTACCAGGACCTACCCTTACAGATACAGAGCAGCTG TTCTGATGGACGAAaacaaggaagacgaggcgaTCGTGGAGCTGTCGCATGCATTGGCTTTCAAACCGGACCTCCAGCTGCTCCACCTCCGCGCCGCGTTCTTCGACTCCATGGGCGACAGCACGGGTGCCATCCGTGACTGTGAGGCCGCTCTATGCATGGATCCGACCCACGGGGACTCCCTCGAGCTCTACAGCAAGGCTTCCACCAAGGCTGAACAATCCGAGAGCTAG
- the LOC100838356 gene encoding LOW QUALITY PROTEIN: putative F-box protein At1g47390 (The sequence of the model RefSeq protein was modified relative to this genomic sequence to represent the inferred CDS: deleted 3 bases in 2 codons) encodes MDPTEALPDDALANILCRLPPCDLAASRCVRKAWHALVDARRLFLPHLLPHSLHRFFVNYIDYWHPRLFSRPSTARPVINGNLTFLPDYSSSLRPIVDHCNGLLLCHDWREFYVVNPAMRRWEELPREDRNGDAYLVFDPAVSLHYEVFFIPHLPDKPKKLDILQAQDTEENHCHDATEYRLPLKFNSVLKTNQGRRRFPKRRFH; translated from the exons ATGGATCCGACGGAAGCCTTGCCGGACGACGCGCTCGCCAACATCCTCTGCCGCCTCCCGCCGTGCGACCTCGCAGCGTCCCGTTGCGTGCGCAAGGCGTGGCATGCCCTAGTCGACGCCCGTCGGCTCTTCCTCCCGCACCTC CTGCCGCACTCTCTGCACAGATTCTTCGTCAACTACATCGACTACTGGCACCCACGCCTCTTCTCTCGCCCCTCGACGGCACGGCCCGTCATCAACGGCAATCTC ACTTTCTTGCCCGACTAcagcagcagcctccgccCGATCGTGGATCACTGCAATGGCCTCTTGCTTTGCCATGACTGGAGGGAGTTCTATGTGGTCAACCCTGCCATGAGGCGCTGGGAAGAGCTCCCCCGGGAGGACAGGAACGGCGATGCATACCTTGTGTTTGACCCTGCCGTCTCATTGCATTACGAGGTGTTCTTCATCCCGCATCTACCCGACAAGCCTAAAAAGCTCGACATACTGCAAGCTCAAGACACAGAAGAGAACCACTGTCACGACGCTACTGAATATCGCCTGCCACTGAAGTTCAATTCAGTGTTGAAGACGAACCAGGGGAGAAGACGGTTTCCTAAAAGGCGCTTTCATTAA
- the LOC100826272 gene encoding protein MALE DISCOVERER 2 isoform X2: protein MEWPPPLRLLLLFLVAVSWALDGAGIGGFGVAAEGLSSNGASFSRRLLQIGGENQGVQLLFSHVQAPSSKSKSHRRAPSSGPVSAPSPSPLISPPEGSQSPFSSQSMPHQPPSRHRPSVVHPHRVMPRPATQGVDHDHSVQTPSRSVHKHSWTTYAFVAAGIAAFLIISAASAFYCRAKKVGTVKPWVTGLSGQLQKAFVTGVPALKRSELETASEDFSNIIGSTSSCMMYKGTLSSGVEIAVASSLVTSAKNWSKECESQYRKKITNLSKVNHKNFMNLLGYCEEGHPFTRAMVFEYAPNGTLFEYLHVREAEKLDWRTRIRISMGIAYCLEHMHQLRPPVVPRSFDSTTIYLTDDFAAKVSDLEFSNDARRPNSTNGDSDPSSELENAVHQYGIVLLEILTGRVPCSDKDGPLEKWAFGYFNGEMRLVDLIDPSIGSFSEEAARALCDVARSCIDPDPKRRPTMAEVAAQLKEITALGPDGATPKVSPLWWAELEIMSAES from the exons ATGGAGTGGCCGCCGCCTCTGAGGCTTCTCCTTCTGTTCCTGGTTGCTGTTTCTTGGGCGCTTGATGGCGCAG GGATTGGTGGTTTCGGAGTTGCAGCGGAGGGGTTGAGCAGCAATGGAGCCTCTTTTAGTCGTAG ATTGCTGCAGATTGGAGGTGAAAACCAAGGTGTTCAACTTCTGTTCTCACATGTACAAGCTCCCTCAAGTAAAAGCAAGTCTCATAGAAGAGCCCCATCATCAGGACCAGTGTCTGCACCGTCACCCTCACCGCTCATATCCCCACCAGAAGGCTCGCAATCACCATTTTCTTCACAATCCATGCCGCACCAACCCCCTTCACGCCATCGTCCATCCGTAGTCCATCCACATAGGGTTATGCCTAGGCCTGCAACTCAGGGAGTTGATCACGATCATTCAGTTCAAACCCCATCTCGCTCTGTGCATAAACATTCCTGGACAACCTATGCTTTCGTCGCGGCAGGGATTGCTGCTTTCCTTATCATATCAGCAGCTAGTGCTTTCTACTGCCGAGCTAAAAAGGTGGGAACTGTGAAGCCTTGGGTGACAGGACTTAGTGGACAATTGCAGAAGGCTTTTGTAACAG GTGTGCCTGCACTGAAACGATCAGAGCTGGAAACAGCAAGCGAGGATTTCAGCAATATAATTGGTTCTACATCTAGCTGCATGATGTATAAGGGAACTTTATCAAGCGGAGTAGAAATTGCAGTGGCATCAAGTTTGGTAACATCCGCAAAGAATTGGTCGAAAGAATGTGAATCACAATACAGGAAAAAG ATCACAAATTTGTCCAAAGTAAACCACAAGAATTTTATGAACTTGCTTGGCTACTGCGAGGAAGGGCATCCTTTTACCAGAGCGATGGTATTTGAATATGCTCCAAATGGGACGCTTTTTGAGTATCTGCATG TTAGAGAAGCTGAGAAGCTGGATTGGAGGACGCGGATCAGGATATCCATGGGGATTGCTTACTGTCTTGAGCACATGCATCAGCTGAGACCACCTGTTGTACCTAGGAGCTTTGACTCAACAACCATATACCTCACCGATGATTTTGCCGCGAAGGTCTCAGATCTTGAATTTTCAAATGATGCGAGGCGACCTAATTCAACCAATGGTGACTCGGATCCTTCATCAGAGCTGGAAAATGCTGTTCATCAATATGGTATAGTATTGCTGGAAATACTCACTGGAAGGGTTCCCTGCTCCGACAAGGACGGACCACTAGAAAAGTGGGCGTTTGGCTACTTCAATGGTGAGATGCGACTCGTGGACCTAATCGACCCGAGCATCGGTTCCTTCTCCGAAGAGGCTGCTCGCGCGCTGTGCGATGTTGCAAGGTCTTGTATTGATCCAGACCCGAAGAGGAGACCGACGATGGCAGAGGTTGCAGCTCAGTTGAAGGAGATCACAGCGCTGGGGCCTGACGGAGCAACTCCGAAGGTGTCTCCACTGTGGTGGGCTGAGCTTGAGATCATGTCTGCTGAGAGCTAA
- the LOC100826272 gene encoding protein MALE DISCOVERER 2 isoform X1, which produces MEWPPPLRLLLLFLVAVSWALDGAGIGGFGVAAEGLSSNGASFSRRRLLQIGGENQGVQLLFSHVQAPSSKSKSHRRAPSSGPVSAPSPSPLISPPEGSQSPFSSQSMPHQPPSRHRPSVVHPHRVMPRPATQGVDHDHSVQTPSRSVHKHSWTTYAFVAAGIAAFLIISAASAFYCRAKKVGTVKPWVTGLSGQLQKAFVTGVPALKRSELETASEDFSNIIGSTSSCMMYKGTLSSGVEIAVASSLVTSAKNWSKECESQYRKKITNLSKVNHKNFMNLLGYCEEGHPFTRAMVFEYAPNGTLFEYLHVREAEKLDWRTRIRISMGIAYCLEHMHQLRPPVVPRSFDSTTIYLTDDFAAKVSDLEFSNDARRPNSTNGDSDPSSELENAVHQYGIVLLEILTGRVPCSDKDGPLEKWAFGYFNGEMRLVDLIDPSIGSFSEEAARALCDVARSCIDPDPKRRPTMAEVAAQLKEITALGPDGATPKVSPLWWAELEIMSAES; this is translated from the exons ATGGAGTGGCCGCCGCCTCTGAGGCTTCTCCTTCTGTTCCTGGTTGCTGTTTCTTGGGCGCTTGATGGCGCAG GGATTGGTGGTTTCGGAGTTGCAGCGGAGGGGTTGAGCAGCAATGGAGCCTCTTTTAGTCGTAG AAGATTGCTGCAGATTGGAGGTGAAAACCAAGGTGTTCAACTTCTGTTCTCACATGTACAAGCTCCCTCAAGTAAAAGCAAGTCTCATAGAAGAGCCCCATCATCAGGACCAGTGTCTGCACCGTCACCCTCACCGCTCATATCCCCACCAGAAGGCTCGCAATCACCATTTTCTTCACAATCCATGCCGCACCAACCCCCTTCACGCCATCGTCCATCCGTAGTCCATCCACATAGGGTTATGCCTAGGCCTGCAACTCAGGGAGTTGATCACGATCATTCAGTTCAAACCCCATCTCGCTCTGTGCATAAACATTCCTGGACAACCTATGCTTTCGTCGCGGCAGGGATTGCTGCTTTCCTTATCATATCAGCAGCTAGTGCTTTCTACTGCCGAGCTAAAAAGGTGGGAACTGTGAAGCCTTGGGTGACAGGACTTAGTGGACAATTGCAGAAGGCTTTTGTAACAG GTGTGCCTGCACTGAAACGATCAGAGCTGGAAACAGCAAGCGAGGATTTCAGCAATATAATTGGTTCTACATCTAGCTGCATGATGTATAAGGGAACTTTATCAAGCGGAGTAGAAATTGCAGTGGCATCAAGTTTGGTAACATCCGCAAAGAATTGGTCGAAAGAATGTGAATCACAATACAGGAAAAAG ATCACAAATTTGTCCAAAGTAAACCACAAGAATTTTATGAACTTGCTTGGCTACTGCGAGGAAGGGCATCCTTTTACCAGAGCGATGGTATTTGAATATGCTCCAAATGGGACGCTTTTTGAGTATCTGCATG TTAGAGAAGCTGAGAAGCTGGATTGGAGGACGCGGATCAGGATATCCATGGGGATTGCTTACTGTCTTGAGCACATGCATCAGCTGAGACCACCTGTTGTACCTAGGAGCTTTGACTCAACAACCATATACCTCACCGATGATTTTGCCGCGAAGGTCTCAGATCTTGAATTTTCAAATGATGCGAGGCGACCTAATTCAACCAATGGTGACTCGGATCCTTCATCAGAGCTGGAAAATGCTGTTCATCAATATGGTATAGTATTGCTGGAAATACTCACTGGAAGGGTTCCCTGCTCCGACAAGGACGGACCACTAGAAAAGTGGGCGTTTGGCTACTTCAATGGTGAGATGCGACTCGTGGACCTAATCGACCCGAGCATCGGTTCCTTCTCCGAAGAGGCTGCTCGCGCGCTGTGCGATGTTGCAAGGTCTTGTATTGATCCAGACCCGAAGAGGAGACCGACGATGGCAGAGGTTGCAGCTCAGTTGAAGGAGATCACAGCGCTGGGGCCTGACGGAGCAACTCCGAAGGTGTCTCCACTGTGGTGGGCTGAGCTTGAGATCATGTCTGCTGAGAGCTAA